One genomic segment of Virgibacillus doumboii includes these proteins:
- a CDS encoding RQC-minor-1 family DNA-binding protein: protein MKSNIKQLPEADIRAILRAADEIIAQGGRTLLAKILKGSREKKVLQLELNMCPTYGWFRSEKLDEVMQKIDWMIDHDFLDIQYSGKLPMIVFTDRGWNIESDQFADELLEEWNEWLANGKESPDMDYLKDRNRKMILLFIEKIRETGNKNYIPYLKEWEKIDYKKVRVAINKTIKALEAEEPVDYQYINEKNEVISEALQGMEPGDLFLKCWECGERFLFSAGEQRFYKHKGFDYPKRCKSCREKRFEDYYL, encoded by the coding sequence ATGAAATCAAATATTAAACAGTTGCCGGAAGCTGATATCCGTGCCATTTTGCGGGCGGCTGATGAAATTATTGCACAAGGCGGGCGGACACTTCTTGCTAAAATATTGAAAGGTTCTCGTGAGAAGAAGGTGCTGCAACTAGAATTGAATATGTGTCCGACTTATGGGTGGTTTCGTTCGGAAAAACTGGATGAGGTCATGCAAAAAATAGATTGGATGATTGATCACGACTTTCTGGACATTCAATACAGCGGGAAATTACCAATGATTGTTTTCACTGATCGGGGATGGAACATAGAGTCAGATCAGTTTGCGGATGAACTTTTGGAAGAATGGAATGAATGGCTGGCAAATGGCAAGGAAAGTCCGGATATGGATTATTTAAAAGATCGCAATCGAAAAATGATATTATTATTTATTGAAAAGATTCGAGAGACAGGTAACAAAAACTATATACCTTATTTGAAGGAATGGGAAAAAATTGATTATAAGAAGGTAAGGGTCGCAATAAACAAGACAATTAAAGCATTGGAAGCTGAAGAGCCTGTTGATTACCAATATATCAATGAAAAAAATGAGGTAATTTCGGAAGCGTTACAGGGGATGGAACCCGGAGATCTTTTTTTAAAATGCTGGGAATGTGGTGAACGTTTCCTTTTTTCAGCAGGTGAGCAGCGGTTTTATAAACATAAAGGATTCGATTATCCGAAAAGGTGTAAATCCTGCCGGGAGAAAAGATTTGAAGATTATTATTTGTAA
- a CDS encoding Gfo/Idh/MocA family protein yields the protein MSKVRWGVLSTAKIAQKALLPAFVHANNAEVTTIASSSDVKKAEAVAERFDIPTAYDSYEKLLNDPNIDAVYIPLPNHLHKKWVMEAAKKGKHILCEKPAAINADDVIEMKEVCDKHGVLFMEAFMYHFHPQHERVKQIIDSGEIGDVQFMRAAFSFYLADKDNNIRMSDQKGGGSIYDIGCYAIHSIRNILRTEPESVHAHGVVDPKYDVETDASGYMTFPNGVRAMFDSSFNMAHRSEYEVVGTEGRITVPRAYRPDNNGGDGLVIVEKAGAVRTETINNDQYRSQVEHISQAILDGNKELYHSVENTINNMRVIDACYESIKKGQQVEL from the coding sequence ATGTCAAAAGTTCGTTGGGGAGTTTTAAGCACTGCAAAAATTGCACAGAAGGCGCTTCTGCCGGCTTTTGTTCATGCAAACAATGCTGAGGTGACAACGATAGCCAGCAGCAGTGATGTGAAAAAAGCTGAAGCGGTTGCGGAACGATTTGATATTCCGACTGCATACGACAGCTATGAAAAATTATTGAACGATCCGAACATTGATGCAGTATATATTCCATTACCAAACCACCTGCATAAAAAGTGGGTGATGGAGGCTGCCAAAAAAGGTAAGCATATTTTATGTGAAAAACCAGCTGCGATTAATGCGGATGATGTAATCGAAATGAAAGAGGTTTGTGATAAACACGGGGTTCTTTTCATGGAAGCATTTATGTATCATTTCCATCCGCAGCATGAGCGGGTTAAGCAAATCATAGATTCCGGTGAGATTGGGGATGTCCAATTCATGCGGGCTGCCTTTTCGTTCTATCTTGCTGACAAGGATAATAATATCCGCATGAGTGATCAAAAGGGTGGCGGAAGTATTTATGATATTGGGTGTTATGCAATTCATTCGATACGGAATATTCTCCGCACTGAACCTGAGTCTGTTCATGCGCATGGTGTAGTTGATCCAAAATATGATGTGGAGACAGATGCTTCTGGATATATGACGTTTCCGAATGGTGTACGAGCAATGTTTGACTCCAGTTTTAATATGGCACACCGGAGTGAATATGAGGTAGTTGGAACAGAGGGGCGTATTACTGTTCCACGTGCATACCGGCCTGACAATAACGGCGGGGATGGATTAGTTATTGTTGAGAAAGCTGGAGCAGTGCGGACTGAAACAATAAATAATGATCAATACAGAAGTCAGGTGGAGCATATTTCACAGGCGATTCTGGATGGCAATAAAGAGTTATACCATAGTGTGGAAAATACGATTAATAATATGCGTGTAATCGACGCCTGCTATGAATCTATTAAAAAGGGTCAACAGGTAGAATTGTAA
- a CDS encoding sugar-binding protein, which produces MSNLRLLVYTLSGVIFCICFIGMLIYGYKTFFIETEKVESRDYTYHFALIAEEADNEYWRLIEEGAEKVAAKHDIYLEYLAPTRANNDKLLKLLDRMISAKVDGIIVQGVQGERFVDLVHKAVERGIPIVTVDTDVPASERKAYVGTDNFEAGKLAGKTVIENTTGEKYVGIVTGRYNAINQQQRLEGFKEAIKGISRIHIVDTEESNITSIGAAQATYSLLKQHPSINMFLGTSALDGIGIVDGIQEIAPNEAFTIISFDLLPETLQLIREGDIDATIAQYPKKMGEESVNVLIELQEHDVLENEIYTGTKVIEKDDLRSFEDGETQ; this is translated from the coding sequence GTGAGTAATTTGAGATTACTGGTCTATACGTTAAGCGGGGTTATTTTCTGTATTTGTTTTATAGGTATGCTTATTTATGGCTATAAAACTTTTTTTATTGAGACAGAGAAAGTTGAGTCGAGGGATTATACCTATCATTTTGCGTTGATTGCTGAGGAAGCAGATAACGAATATTGGCGGCTGATTGAAGAGGGAGCTGAAAAAGTAGCTGCAAAGCACGATATTTATTTGGAGTACCTCGCTCCGACAAGGGCGAATAATGATAAATTGCTGAAACTGTTGGACCGGATGATTTCCGCCAAAGTGGATGGGATTATCGTTCAGGGTGTGCAAGGTGAACGGTTTGTTGATTTAGTACATAAAGCGGTTGAACGAGGCATTCCGATTGTTACGGTAGATACTGATGTTCCAGCCAGTGAGCGGAAAGCTTATGTTGGAACAGATAATTTTGAAGCTGGAAAGTTGGCTGGAAAAACAGTTATCGAAAATACCACTGGAGAGAAATACGTTGGAATTGTTACGGGGCGATATAATGCAATCAATCAGCAACAGCGGCTGGAAGGTTTTAAGGAAGCCATCAAAGGTATCTCTCGTATCCATATTGTTGATACAGAAGAATCGAATATCACATCAATTGGTGCTGCTCAGGCAACCTATTCACTTTTAAAACAACACCCGTCGATAAACATGTTCCTCGGAACCAGTGCACTTGATGGGATCGGTATTGTTGATGGAATTCAGGAAATTGCACCTAATGAAGCATTCACCATCATTTCATTTGATTTGCTTCCGGAAACATTACAATTGATTCGTGAAGGGGATATTGATGCGACAATTGCGCAATATCCGAAGAAGATGGGGGAAGAATCGGTAAATGTGCTCATTGAACTGCAGGAGCATGACGTATTGGAAAATGAAATTTATACAGGTACGAAAGTGATTGAAAAAGACGATTTACGCTCTTTTGAAGATGGTGAGACACAATGA